From a region of the Nyctibius grandis isolate bNycGra1 chromosome 10, bNycGra1.pri, whole genome shotgun sequence genome:
- the HMGXB3 gene encoding HMG domain-containing protein 3, with protein sequence MRLVPSAGAAPSAPLRPGWDVTAAGCLSDRSSPVLPTMEAPYDGTEVTVVMEEIEGTYTYASPVPSKKKKKYKSTGDHGEKAKKPRSAYLLYYYDIYLKVQQELPHLPQSEINKKISESWRLLSVAEKSYYLEKAKLEKEGLDPNSKVSTRTAVVPDIPGFRKILPRSDYIIIPKTTLQEDRSRQSLELCVTQGQAASEGLTASTNITNVSRDAVQNILSVDSSHVGISEQCIAIEGLTEETASFGQPDAVEEVVASEVLSHYVGPVTEKVAGDILLDEASLEIEGQPYQTARVVIEETLVSSSTDIPNGSIAVAHPQVSDGVSVVTVVAGRDTEESSSSTPATQFIMLPLPAHSVVENPASIKLTTTYTRRGHGNCTNPGCSFTYVTRHKPPKCPTCGNFLGGKWIPKEKQPKSKSEPNSGTSLRTPAAKRGQQSVFTEPAAVGESTSKSALESSEAVSQLLNAVPVGGRMQETEWEEVIISEAHVLAQDRGSAVGVMLGQEIQRQGDSSSEQAEKDSVGLGMPPSSEVPSPNASAKKPVGIDAPAATHKGQEVKSKPRPKPSLLAAARPMRAILPAPASVGREASTEQPSNRQAFANTDKHSPVRTSGLKPSTLKQLGQSILQPPSAEERKLHSALTSRASQVKVVEVKPDVFPSYKYSCTVTLDLGLATSRGRGKCKNPSCSYVYTNRHKPRICPSCGYNLAKDRAEKPAKSLEVSPGQSDVLNTSEPLTPSQKEIQRQSTLQLLRKVMQIPENESELAEVFTLIHELNSSRLILSNVSEETVTIEQTSWSNYYESPSAQCLLCNSPLFKGGQNSLAGPQECWLLTANRLQVVTAQVKVCLNLQCLALHSFTDIYTGLFNVGNKLLVSLDLLFAIRNHIKLGEDPRVAVGSILDSVQEQTEKSLSPDEQVQLQELLCNGYWAFECLTVRDYNDMICGICGITPKVEIAQRNVENVLALKNIEFTWPEFLSSSEVNVEDFWSTMETEVIEQVAFPSSIPITKFDASIIAPFFPPLMRGAMVINSEKDKNLDAQPVPGNGSALVRLLQEENLRLELISSYSEEELQSFLTQCAIPWEASDTKDQLCYSLLALYEFVQNGTNVTQASAHHTGGKIYKVCPHQVVCGSKYIVRGENARDHVDLLVSSRHWPPVYVVDTASAVALCADICCPGLTSQMWGKNQGCFSDPMDPPTYVSCPELLDQHYSVDMTVAEPSVQHPITKSSARRIVHTGSEQNSHRDPTARHHCISLCRELEPYSAIIAAINDSKTSNIRQRPITFENATHYYLYNRLMDFLTSREIVNRQIQEIVQSCQPGEVVIRDALYRLGVAQIKTETEEDEEGKQEDDRGC encoded by the exons aagaagaaaaagaaatataaaagtaCTGGCGATCATggagaaaaagccaaaaagcCTAG ATCTGCTTACCTCCTCTACTATTATGATATTTACTtgaaagtacagcaagagctcCCTCACCTCCCTCAGTCTGAAATCAACAAAAAGATCAGTGAGAGCTGGAGGTTGCTCAGCGTGGCTGAAAAAAGCTATTACCTGGAGAAAGCCAAGCTAGAGAAAGAAGGATTGGACCCA AACTCCAAGGTGTCCACTCGAACTGCGGTAGTTCCAGACATTCCAGGTTTCCGTAAGATTCTTCCTCGCTCAGATTATATAATTATTCCCAAAACCACTCTTCAAGAGGACAGGAGCAGGCAGTCGCTGGAACTGTGTGTGACACAGGGTCAGGCGGCATCCGAAGGGTTAACAGCCTCCACTAATATCACAAATGTCTCCCGTGATGCTGTGCAAAACATCCTTTCTGTGGACTCAAGCCACGTTGGCATTTCTGAGCAGTGCATTGCCATCGAAGGACTAACAGAAGAGACGGCGTCCTTTGGTCAGCCAGATGCTGTGGAAGAAGTGGTTGCGTCAGAGGTTCTCTCTCACTACGTTGGGCCCGTGACAGAGAAAGTGGCTGGAGATATCCTCTTAGATGAGGCTTCTTTGGAAATAGAAGGGCAACCGTATCAGACAGCTCGGGTAGTTATTGAGGAGACTCTGGTTAGCAGCTCCACAGACATCCCCAACGGGAGCATCGCTGTGGCCCATCCTCAGGTTTCAGATGGCGTGTCTGTGGTGACCGTGGTGGCTGGGAGG GATACTGAAGAGAGTAGCTCCTCCACACCTGCTACACAGTTTATTATGTTACCTTTGCCAGCTCATTCTGTTGTGGAGAACCCAGCGTCAATTAAATTG ACAACCACCTACACTCGCAGGGGACACGGAAATTGCACCAATCCTGGCTGTTCCTTCACTTATGTCACCCGGCATAAACCACCAAAATGCCCGACATGTGGGAACTTCCTGGGAGGGAAATGGATCCCAAAG GAAAAGCAACCAAAAAGCAAATCTGAGCCAAATTCCGGCACTTCTCTTAGAACTCCAGCAGCTAAAAGAGGTCAACAGTCAGTGTTCACAGAACCGGCAGCTGTTGGCGAGAGTACCTCCAAGTCTGCCTTGGAGAGCTCTGAAGCTGTCAGCCAGCTGCTGAATGCTGTGCCTGTTGGAGGGCGAATGCAGGAGACAGAGTGGGAGGAAGTGATCATCTCTGAGGCTCATGTTCTTGCTCAAGACAGAGGGAGTGCTGTTGGAGTGATGCTCGGTCAAGAGATCCAACGGCAAGGGGACTCTTCTTCGGAGCAGGCAGAAAAAGATAGCGTAGGGCTGGGGATGCCACCGTCTTCTGAGGTGCCAAGTCCAAATGCCTCTGCGAAAAAGCCGGTGGG AATTGATGCTCCAGCTGCTACACACAAAGGACAAGAAGTAAAGAGTAAACCAAGACCCAAGCCCTCCTTGCTGGCTGCAGCAAGACCCATGCGAGCCATtctgcctgccccagccagcGTGGGGAGAGAAGCCAGCACTGAGCAGCCCAGCAACAGACAGGCCTTTGCGAATACTG ACAAGCATTCCCCTGTCAGAACATCAGGCTTGAAGCCCAGTACACTGAAACAATTGGGCCAGTCGATTCTGCAGCCACCAAGTGCTGAGGAGCGAAAG CTCCACAGTGCTTTGACCAGCAGGGCGTCTCAGGTGAAAGTAGTGGAGGTCAAACCAGATGTATTCCCTTCCTACAAGTACAGCTGCACCGTAACTTTG GATTTGGGATTGGCAACATCACGTGGCAGAGGGAAATGCAAGAACCCCTCTTGTAGTTACGTGTATACGAACAGGCACAAGCCACGAATCTGTCCAAGCTGCGGATACAATCTTGCCAAAGACAGAGCTGAAAAACCAGCAAAATCCCTG GAGGTCAGTCCAGGTCAGTCTGATGTGCTGAACACCAGTGAGCCCCTAACCCCATCCCAGAAAGAGATCCAGCGTCAATCCACCCTGCAGTTGCTGCGCAAGGTAATGCAGATCCCAGAGAACGAATCGGAACTGGCAGAGGTCTTCACGCTCATCCATGAACTCAACAGTTCGCGGCTCATCCTGTCCAACGTGAGTGAGGAGACAGTCACCATAGAGCAGACCTCCTGGTCAAACTACTATGAGTCTCCATCTGCGCAGTGCCTCCTCTGTAACAGCCCATTGTTCAAAGGGGGACAGAA TTCCCTTGCTGGTCCCCAGGAGTGCTGGCTGCTGACAGCTAATAGATTACAGGTGGTTACAGCTCAGGTCAAAGTGTGCTTGAACCTGCAGTGTCTGGCCCTCCATAGCTTCACTGATATTTACACAG GCCTTTTCAATGTGGGTAACAAGTTGCTAGTGAGCTTGGATCTTCTGTTTGCAATCCGAAACCACATTAAACTTGGAGAGGATCCCAGAGTGGCTGTTGGCAGTATCCTCGACTCTGTTCAGGAGCAAACTG aaaaaagccTGAGCCCTGATGAGCAGGTTCAGCTCCAGGAACTTCTGTGCAATGGCTACTGGGCCTTTGAATGCCTAACAGTCCGGGATTACAATGATATGATCTGTGGAATCTGTGGCATAACCCCCAAGGTGGAAATAGCCCAGAGGAATGTGGAAAATGTCCTGGCACTGAAAAATATAGAG TTTACTTGGCCAGAATTCTTGTCATCAAGTGAAGTGAATGTAGAAGACTTCTGGTCCACGATGGAGACAGAGGTGATTGAGCAAGTGGCTTTTCCTTCTAGCATCCCCATCACAAAGTTTGATGCCTCTATTATCgctcctttcttccctccactGATGAGAGGAGCGATGGTGATCAACTCTGAGAAGGACAAGAACCTGGATGCACAGCCAGTGCCAG GGAATGGGAGTGCCTTGGTGAGGCTCCTTCAGGAAGAAAACCTCAGGCTTGAGCTGATAAGCTCTTACAGTGAAGAAGAGCTGCAGAGCTTTCTGACACAGTGTGCCATCCCCTGGGAGGCTTCAGATACAAAG GACCAGCTCTGCTACTCCCTCCTGGCTCTCTATGAGTTTGTACAGAATGGGACAAATGTCACACAAGCCTCTGCTCATCACACAGGAGGGAAAATCTACAAAGTGTGTCCACATCAG gttgTGTGTGGCTCAAAGTACATagtaagaggagaaaatgccCGGGATCATGTGGACTTGTTGGTTTCCTCACGTCACTGGCCTCCAGTGTATGTTGTTGATACAGCTTCTGCAGTGGCACTGTGTGCAGACATCTGCTGTCCTGGCCTGACTTCCCAGATGTGGGGGAAAAACCAGGGCTGCTTCTCTGACCCCATGGATCCTCCAACG TATGTGTCCTGCCCTGAACTGCTAGACCAGCACTACAGCGTAGACATGACTGTGGCTGAGCCCTCTGTTCAGCACCCAATCACCAAGTCGTCGGCACGCCGAATCGTTCACACGGGTTCGGAGCAGAACAGCCACCGAGATCCAACGGCTCGGCATCACTGCATCTCCCTGTGCCGAGAGCTGGAGCCTTACAGCGCCATCATCGCTGCCATCAACGACAGCAAAACTAGCAACATCCGCCAAAGGCCCATCACCTTTGAGAATGCCACGCACTATTACCTCTACAACCGCCTCATGGACTTCCTCACCAGCAGGGAAATTGTGAATCGGCAGATCCAGGAGATCGTACAgagctgccagcctggggaGGTGGTGATCCGCGATGCTCTCTACCGGCTTGGAGTGGCCCagattaaaacagaaacagaagaggatGAAGAAGGGAAGCAGGAAGATGATAGAGGTTGCTGA
- the CSF1R gene encoding macrophage colony-stimulating factor 1 receptor — MGPALVLLLTAAGVWHGSASPVISPDLPALVVNTGDPVILHCSGESEVEWKSRKDTFSNHTSSTLSIPKATYRDTGTYKCAYVNGSDKGIATVHLFVRDPNNVWYTPTFRIFVTKGGNAELPCLITAPEYGSSVTLIMDDSSPLSPGTNYSFSTEKGITLYNVQSKQKGFYRCQAVINGKIEKSSRIRLIVEEALEKPVSVMMDPIDHVRIVGEPFKVTCRVIAPSHKYDIRWVTAAKNVRRTKKPSFENENYFISDTLSVPEVTMEDSGKYTCIANNSAGFRNASTMLQVVERGYVFLTPVQAISQEVALGESLKLQVHIEAYPKLLRWGWEHMNPFKDSGSTTFKGQMISGNNWYNNTLFLNRLQEGEGGLYTFYAFNNETNASVTFSISVKSPPRVCKIKVPINDSILQCMAIGYPAPRIEWYHCPIHSDRYNEDYRLLLNDSSPQVVNVLPFREVEVESAVPFQELGANFTFCCVAINREGNASDMFHSLTITRNVMAPPNTLFSPILSTCIGTSVLLLLLLLFLLYKYNQKPKYQVRWKIIEACEGNNYIFIDPTQLPYNEKWEFPRNNLQFGKTLGAGAFGKVVEATAFGLGKEDSVLKVAVKMLKSSADTDEQEALMSELKIMSHLGHHENIVNLLGACTYGGPILVITEYCRYGDLLNFLRKKAESIIIQDSALDTSLDSTADYKNVDLEKKYIRSDSGFSSQGLETYVEMRPVLSSSSSASSDSAQARGKSSEDEGESREDLRPLNLSDLLQFSSQVAQGMAFLASKNCIHRDLAARNVLVSDGRVAKICDFGLARDIMNDSNYVVKGNARLPVKWMAPESIFDCIYTVQSDVWSYGILLWEIFSLGKSPYPGMVVNSKFYSMVKQGYQMARPDFAPLEMYSIMQACWSLEPTRRPTFDQIGCFIQKELEVHKEQDYTNLPSTAEEDSGCDTSGCCEESCEQEESGQPLLKSNNYQFC; from the exons GCTCAGCATCCCCAGTGATCAGCCCTGACCTCCCTGCTCTGGTTGTCAACACGGGTGATCCAGTCATCTTGCACTGCTCAGGAGAGTCCGAAGTTGAATGGAAAAGCCGAAAGGATACATTCAGCAACCACACCAGCAGCACGCTCAGTATTCCCAAGGCCACTTACAGGGATACAGGCACCTATAAATGTGCTTACGTCAACGGCAGCGACAAGGGCATTGCAACTGTGCATCTGTTTGTGCGAG ATCCCAATAATGTGTGGTACACCCCGACTTTCCGGATCTTCGTGACCAAAGGTGGTAATGCTGAGCTCCCCTGTCTCATCACGGCCCCTGAGTACGGATCCAGCGTGACACTGATAATGGATGactcctctcctctctcaccCGGGACCAACTATTCTTTCAGTACTGAGAAAGGAATAACGCTGTACAATGTGCAAAGCAAGCAGAAGGGCTTTTACCGATGCCAAGCAgtgataaatggaaaaatagagaAGTCGTCAAGAATAAGACTGATTGTGGAAGAAG CACTGGAGAAGCCTGTATCAGTGATGATGGACCCTATAGACCATGTGCGAATTGTGGGTGAACCTTTCAAAGTCACTTGCAGAGTAATCGCTCCTTCCCACAAGTATGACATCAGATGGGTGACAGCAGCAAAGAAC GTCAGGAGAACTAAAAAGCCTAGCTTTGAAAATGAGAACTACTTCATCAGCGACACCCTGTCCGTTCCAGAGGTGACCATGGAAGATAGTGGGAAATACACTTGCATAGCTAACAATTCAGCAGGATTCAGGAATGCCTCGACAATGCTTCAGGTAGTAG AGAGAGGTTATGTGTTCCTGACCCCAGTGCAAGCCATCAGCCAGGAGGTTGCTTTGGGAGAGAGTCTGAAGCTGCAGGTCCACATTGAAGCTTACCCAAAACTTCTccgctggggctgggagcacaTGAACCCCTTCAAGGACTCTGGGAGTACCACATTCAAGGGCCAAATGATCTCTGGAAACAACTG GTATAACAACACGCTCTTCCTGAACCGcctgcaggaaggagagggaggtcTCTATACATTTTATGCCTTCAACAATGAGACCAATGCATCAGTTACCTTCAGTATCTCTGTGAAAT CTCCTCCAAGGGTCTGCAAAATCAAGGTACCAATCAATGACTCCATCCTTCAATGCATGGCCATTGGCTACCCTGCCCCACGCATTGAGTGGTACCACTGCCCCATTCACTCCGACAG ATACAACGAGGACTATAGGTTGCTACTGAACGACTCCAGTCCCCAGGTGGTGAATGTGTTGCCTTTCCGAGAGGTGGAGGTGGAGAGCGCTGTCCCCTTCCAGGAGCTGGGTGCCAATTTCACCTTCTGCTGTGTGGCCATTAACAGAGAGGGGAACGCTTCTGACATGTTTCACTCACTCACCATCACCA GAAATGTCATGGCACCCCCAAACACGCTCTTCAGCCCCATTCTCTCCACCTGCATAGGCACATCGGTCCTGCTGCTACTCctactcctcttcctcctctacAAGTACAACCAG AAACCCAAGTACCAGGTGCGGTGGAAGATCATTGAGGCCTGTGAAGGGAATAACTACATCTTTATCGACCCCACTCAGCTGCCATACAATGAAAAATGGGAGTTTCCCAGGAATAACCTCCAGTTTG gaAAAACTCTTGGAGCAGGAGCCTTTGGAAAAGTGGTAGAAGCCACTGCTTTTGGGCTGGGCAAAGAAGATTCGGTCCTTAAAGTGGCGGTGAAGATGCTAAAGT CATCAGCAGACACAGATGAGCAAGAGGCACTCATGTCTGAGCTGAAGATCATGAGTCACTTGGGACACCACGAGAACATTGTTAATCTGCTGGGAGCATGTACCTATGGAG GCCCAATCCTCGTCATCACCGAGTACTGTCGTTATGGAGATCTGCTGAATTTCCTGAGGAAGAAGGCTGAATCCATAATTATCCAGGATTCTGCCCTGGACACCTCTTTAGACAGCACTGCTGATTACAAGAACGTTGACCTAGAGAAGAAATACATCCGCAG TGACAGTGGCTTTTCGAGCCAAGGTTTGGAAACGTATGTTGAAATGAGGCCTGTGTTGTCATCATCATCTTCAGCGTCATCAGATTCTGCGCAAGCCAGGG GGAAAAGCTCAGAGGATGAAGGTGAAAGCAGGGAGGATCTCCGTCCCCTCAATCTCTCTGACCTGCTACAGTTCTCCAGCCAGGTGGCCCAGGGCATGGCATTTCTTGCATCAAAGAAC TGCATCCACCGTGACTTAGCAGCCAGGAACGTGCTCGTCTCGGATGGACGGGTGGCCAAGATTTGTGACTTCGGCCTGGCCCGTGATATCATGAATGACTCGAACTATGTTGTAAAAGGCAAC GCCCGACTGCCCGTGAAATGGATGGCCCCAGAGAGCATCTTTGACTGCATTTACACAGTGCAGAGCGATGTGTGGTCTTATGGCATCCTTCTCTGGGAGATCTTCTCCCTTG GTAAAAGTCCATACCCTGGCATGGTGGTGAACAGCAAGTTCTACAGCATGGTGAAGCAGGGATACCAGATGGCCAGGCCCGACTTCGCCCCCTTGGAAAT GTACAGCATCATGCAGGCATGCTGGAGCCTGGAGCCCACACGGAGACCCACCTTCGACCAGATTGGCTGCTTCATTCAGAAAGAACTGGAGGTGCATAAGGAGCAG GACTACACCAACCTCCCCTCCACTGCTGAGGAGGACAGCGGCTGCGATACCTCTGGCTGCTGTGAGGAGTCCTGCGAGCAAGAGGAGAGTGGCCAGCCCCTTCTCAAGAGCAACAACTATCAGTTCTGTTAG